DNA from Nocardioides yefusunii:
CGTGCCTGCAGGCGCCGCCGAGGTCGAGGTCGCGCCCGGCAGCACCACCACCGTGGACCTCTCCACGCTCCTGGCCGGTGAACAGGCCGAGGGAGTGCTCGGCGTCAGGCTCGACTCCGAGGTCCCGGTGACCGCGACCCTGCGCACCGTGCGGGGCAAGCGCGTCCAGCACACCGTCGGCGCGGGCTGGATCCGTACCAGCGCGGCCACGGTCGTGCCCGGCGGCGGAGGACACCTCGTCCTCGCCGGAGCCGCCGAGGACACCCGGGTCACGCTGCGTCAGCGCACCGGTGCAGGGAAGCAGCTCAAGGACGTCTCGGTCGAGGTCGCAGCAGGGACCGCCACCCGGGTCGATCTCTCGTCGAAGGCACGCACCTTCGTCCTCGAGGTCAGTGACGTGCCGGTCCGCGCGGCGATGGTCTCCAGTGCGGGCAACCCCGCGCAGGTGCGGGTCCTGGAGGAACTCGCCACCAGCACCTCGGTGCCTCAGGTGCGTCCCGCGCTGCAGTGACAGGTGCGGCCCGCGCTGCAGTGAGCAGGGCGGGTCAGTGGTTGCGGGGGTCCACCTCGTCGACGTCCTTGCCCAGGAGGTCGGCCAGGTGGGCGACCAGCAGCGTCAGCACGAGCGCGCGCTGCTGCTGGCGTCCCGAGGAGCGACGCTCCACCGGACGTCGGTAGACCACCACGCGGTGCGGGCGCGCACCGTGCCCGTGCACCAGCACGGAGAGCGGCACCTCGTCGTCGTCCCAGGCAGCCGGCAGTGACGGCACCTCTTCGACGGCGTACTCCACCAACGGCAACTGGTCGTGCCAGCGGTGCTCGAGCAGCTTGACCGCGGCCACGACGTCCGCGTCGAAACGGGCTCCGTCGGTGGGACGCGCCGGACGGCCGGGAGCGACGGGCATCACTCCGGGGCCTCTCATCCCACGTCCCCGACGCTCCCGACCGCGGCGGCGGACGAGCATCGGAACGACCTCGTCGCCGGTGGCGGAAACAGGTGTGGGAGCGACCATGCCGCGAGCCTAGACCGGATCAGACCGGCCACGGGGTAACGTCACTCCCGTGAGTCCCAGCCGTCGTTGTTCGCGTACCGCCTGTGGCAGTGCCGCCGTCGCCACGTTGACGTACGTCTACTCCGACCAGACCGCGGTGCTCGGCCCGCTGGCGATGTTCGCGGAGCCGCACGCCTACGACCTGTGCGAGGAGCACAGTGAGCGCCTCTCGGCGCCCCGTGGTTGGGAGGTCCTGCGGCTCAAGCGTGACCCCGTGGCGCCCGGCCCGTCCGACGACGACCTGTTGGCCCTGGCCGACGCGGTCCGTGAGGCGGCCCGACCGCAGCAGCCGGCTCCGGAGGTCCACCCTGCGGACAGCCCCTCGCGAGGTGCCCGCCGCGGTCACCTGCGGGTCCTCAGCACCGACTGAGACCGGTCGCGGCTCCCTCGGGGCCACCGCGTCGAGACTGTGACTGACGCGCCGACCGACCCTGCGTCGTGCGCGGGACGCTGGCCACTAGGCTCGCCTCCATGACTTCCGGCAGCAACACCCTGGACCCGGCCAACCTGCACGCCATCTTCAAGGCCTACGACGTGCGTGGCACCGTGCCCGAGCAGATGGACGAGGCGCTGGCTCGCGCCACCGGCAACGCCTTCGTACAGGTGCTCGGCGCGAAGACCGTCGTGGTCGGCTACGACATGCGTCCCTCCTCCCCGGCGATGGCGTCGGCCTTCGCCGAAGGCGTGATCGCGGCCGGTTCCGACGTC
Protein-coding regions in this window:
- a CDS encoding DUF3499 domain-containing protein, which translates into the protein MSPSRRCSRTACGSAAVATLTYVYSDQTAVLGPLAMFAEPHAYDLCEEHSERLSAPRGWEVLRLKRDPVAPGPSDDDLLALADAVREAARPQQPAPEVHPADSPSRGARRGHLRVLSTD
- a CDS encoding metallopeptidase family protein, whose translation is MVAPTPVSATGDEVVPMLVRRRGRERRGRGMRGPGVMPVAPGRPARPTDGARFDADVVAAVKLLEHRWHDQLPLVEYAVEEVPSLPAAWDDDEVPLSVLVHGHGARPHRVVVYRRPVERRSSGRQQQRALVLTLLVAHLADLLGKDVDEVDPRNH